One stretch of Brevibacillus laterosporus DNA includes these proteins:
- a CDS encoding AAA family ATPase translates to MNIIEEQTWIDKMKEWQQADSISPQVTEVEAIQILQYIEEKREQLLHTYTDSDEHQDEQKQMVGVDQPELDQAEATVLTILAQIRWKKTQQISLVEEWLKKARRLDPNNQQAASLQAEIYLHSLLQSLKETAQFPPIRETDNAATRKKVTAQFVTQIQERLDDLVNWEDMLQAGTKGAQLSSNAILQQKYKSLREGTLELEETLILLHKEAQGYANSVQGLFYSSELLARLQHANKKLREIEQSIREQLTPTQTDDELQDHVPAIEQIDQLVGLTDMKKRVKQLAQFLQYQRIRTEKGWELADPLELHAVLMGNPGTGKTTLARLLATLYHELGLLERAEVVEVDRSQLVGAYVGQSEQRTMEVIKKAVGGVLFIDEAYSLKRAESSDSDYGQVVIDTLVSAMTSGYSGKFVLILAGYPEEMRNFLRANPGLRSRFPESNHFTLPDFTTDELLQVAEQVAERNDFILRSDTKISIQQRLERERVDETFGNARTAKNIILDAIFAKGSHVEDTESIKIPDFTILTPADVEANSSCGEVQVNNLSAKQRLDQMIGLMEMKAELTKVAAFVSIQRSRQEKGLPAVPVELHAVFTGNPGTGKTTVAQLYAQILHEVGYLKRGHLVTVGRADLVANYVGQTASKTKRKIKEALGGVLFIDEAYALMSSSENDYGQEAVNTLVEEISKHGENLVVVLAGYPYDMQKFIDSNPGLSSRFKKYFRFPDYTALELLSIITQFIQGNSYELTDETQELLAEKLEVWSEQGKIRGNGRFAKNVVQEAMQEQALRLAAEEKMDWTKEELSLLTWEDFSKAIQRIIPT, encoded by the coding sequence ATGAATATAATAGAGGAACAAACATGGATAGATAAGATGAAAGAATGGCAACAAGCAGATAGTATTTCGCCACAGGTGACAGAAGTAGAGGCTATTCAAATCTTGCAATATATAGAAGAAAAACGGGAACAGTTGCTACATACGTACACAGATTCTGATGAACACCAGGATGAGCAAAAACAAATGGTAGGAGTAGATCAACCTGAATTGGATCAAGCTGAAGCTACAGTACTCACCATCCTAGCACAGATACGTTGGAAGAAGACACAACAAATCTCGTTGGTGGAGGAGTGGTTAAAGAAAGCGAGGAGATTGGATCCAAATAATCAACAAGCCGCTTCTTTACAAGCAGAAATATATCTTCATTCCTTATTGCAATCCTTAAAAGAAACAGCCCAATTTCCCCCTATACGTGAGACTGACAACGCAGCTACACGAAAAAAAGTAACAGCTCAATTCGTTACGCAGATTCAGGAGCGTCTGGATGATTTAGTTAATTGGGAGGATATGCTGCAAGCGGGTACGAAAGGGGCCCAACTCTCTTCCAATGCCATCCTTCAGCAGAAATACAAGTCATTGCGTGAAGGCACACTTGAGCTAGAGGAAACATTAATCTTGTTACATAAAGAGGCGCAGGGATATGCAAACTCGGTACAAGGACTATTTTACTCTTCAGAATTGTTGGCTCGACTCCAACACGCCAATAAAAAACTGCGAGAAATCGAGCAGTCGATACGTGAACAGCTAACGCCTACACAAACAGACGACGAATTACAAGATCATGTGCCAGCGATCGAGCAAATTGATCAATTGGTTGGCCTAACCGATATGAAAAAGCGAGTAAAGCAATTAGCCCAATTTTTACAGTATCAGCGCATTCGTACAGAAAAGGGCTGGGAGTTGGCCGATCCATTGGAATTGCACGCCGTTTTAATGGGGAATCCTGGTACGGGGAAAACGACATTGGCGCGCCTTTTAGCCACACTTTATCATGAATTGGGCTTATTAGAACGGGCAGAAGTGGTAGAAGTTGATCGTTCTCAGTTGGTGGGAGCTTATGTGGGACAATCGGAGCAAAGAACGATGGAAGTGATTAAAAAAGCGGTAGGCGGTGTTTTGTTTATTGATGAAGCCTATAGTTTAAAACGGGCGGAGTCAAGCGACAGTGATTACGGTCAGGTTGTCATTGATACGCTTGTCTCTGCAATGACAAGTGGGTATAGCGGTAAGTTCGTGCTGATTTTAGCAGGTTATCCTGAAGAAATGCGAAACTTCTTAAGGGCAAATCCCGGTTTGCGTAGTCGCTTCCCGGAAAGTAATCACTTTACATTACCCGACTTTACCACGGATGAATTATTACAGGTAGCTGAGCAAGTGGCCGAGCGTAATGATTTTATACTACGTTCTGATACCAAAATTTCTATTCAACAACGCCTAGAGCGAGAGCGGGTTGATGAAACCTTTGGGAATGCCCGTACTGCCAAAAATATTATTTTGGATGCCATCTTTGCTAAGGGAAGTCATGTGGAAGATACAGAATCGATCAAAATTCCCGATTTTACAATTCTTACGCCAGCGGATGTGGAAGCTAATTCGTCGTGTGGTGAAGTACAGGTTAACAATCTTTCCGCAAAACAACGATTGGATCAGATGATAGGACTTATGGAAATGAAAGCTGAATTAACCAAAGTGGCGGCTTTTGTGTCCATTCAACGTTCACGTCAAGAAAAAGGATTGCCAGCTGTTCCCGTTGAACTGCATGCTGTTTTTACAGGAAATCCAGGTACGGGAAAAACGACGGTAGCACAACTATATGCACAAATTTTACACGAAGTAGGCTATCTCAAACGAGGGCATCTCGTCACAGTGGGTCGCGCTGATCTCGTTGCTAATTATGTTGGGCAGACAGCTAGTAAAACCAAGCGAAAAATCAAGGAAGCATTAGGTGGTGTTTTATTTATTGATGAAGCGTATGCCCTGATGTCTTCTAGCGAAAATGATTATGGGCAAGAGGCTGTAAATACGCTGGTAGAAGAGATTAGCAAGCACGGAGAAAATCTGGTAGTAGTCCTAGCAGGCTATCCATACGATATGCAAAAATTTATAGATAGTAACCCAGGTCTTTCCTCGCGTTTTAAAAAGTATTTCCGGTTTCCAGATTATACAGCTCTCGAGCTATTATCTATTATTACGCAATTTATTCAGGGAAATAGCTATGAGTTAACGGATGAAACGCAAGAACTCTTAGCAGAAAAATTAGAAGTGTGGAGTGAACAAGGAAAGATCAGAGGCAATGGACGTTTCGCTAAAAATGTGGTTCAAGAAGCGATGCAAGAGCAAGCATTGCGCCTAGCGGCAGAAGAAAAGATGGACTGGACAAAAGAGGAATTAAGCTTACTCACGTGGGAAGATTTTAGTAAAGCGATTCAGCGTATCATACCAACGTAA